From the genome of Cellvibrio japonicus Ueda107, one region includes:
- a CDS encoding HlyD family type I secretion periplasmic adaptor subunit, with amino-acid sequence MASGKSAKSGGDSLDKRLFYRVGRWLDKLGIPASRLIDRAYERWLDPIHEQPHDWVTDADWARLQQEPIKARLLLRVMALILLLLLVWAAVAEIDEVARGEGKVIPSSQLQVIQSFDGGVVEAVLVHEGQVVEKGDLLLRIDSTRFVSSYRENRAEFLALKARAARLQALTLGTEFTLPEEVIRESADIATHEQRLYETNLRELDEQLAISRSQLEQRQQELNEVRAKLTQAIRSLELTSQELKVTRPLLASGAISEVEILRLEGEVARARGDKEQSAAQESRLILAVQEAEVKLRETELNTRNKWRAELSDVLSKAATLGESGTGLADRIKYAEIRAPVRGTIQRIYTNTLGGVVQPGREVIEMVPLDDQLLVEAKVSPRDIAFLHPGQEAIVKFTAYDFVVYGGLKGKVELISPDAITDEKERTFYIVRVRTERAGFDPALPIMPGMMTQVDILTGKKTVLSYLLKPVLRAKQNALSER; translated from the coding sequence ATGGCGTCAGGCAAGTCTGCAAAATCCGGGGGTGATAGCCTCGATAAACGCTTGTTTTATCGTGTGGGGCGCTGGCTGGATAAATTGGGCATCCCGGCGAGCCGTTTGATTGACCGGGCCTACGAACGCTGGCTGGACCCTATCCATGAGCAGCCGCACGATTGGGTAACCGATGCCGATTGGGCGCGCTTGCAGCAGGAGCCTATAAAGGCGCGATTATTGTTGCGGGTAATGGCGTTGATCCTGTTGTTGCTGTTGGTCTGGGCTGCAGTTGCCGAAATCGACGAGGTGGCCCGCGGTGAGGGCAAGGTGATTCCCTCCTCACAATTGCAGGTCATCCAATCCTTTGACGGCGGTGTGGTAGAGGCTGTATTGGTGCATGAAGGGCAGGTGGTTGAGAAGGGCGATTTATTGCTGCGCATAGACTCCACACGCTTTGTCTCCAGTTATCGTGAAAATCGTGCGGAATTTCTTGCACTCAAGGCGCGTGCTGCGCGTTTACAAGCCTTGACGCTAGGCACTGAATTTACCTTGCCGGAAGAGGTAATACGTGAGTCGGCCGACATTGCAACACACGAACAACGCCTCTACGAGACCAACCTGCGCGAATTGGATGAGCAGTTGGCAATTTCCCGCAGCCAGCTGGAGCAGCGCCAGCAGGAGCTCAACGAAGTGCGAGCCAAATTGACCCAGGCAATACGCTCACTGGAATTGACCAGCCAGGAATTGAAGGTAACTCGCCCACTGTTGGCGAGCGGTGCGATTTCCGAAGTGGAAATTCTGCGCCTTGAAGGTGAAGTGGCGCGCGCCAGAGGCGATAAGGAGCAAAGTGCTGCCCAGGAGTCCCGTTTGATTCTGGCTGTGCAGGAAGCAGAAGTAAAACTGCGCGAAACGGAATTGAATACCCGCAATAAATGGCGCGCAGAGCTATCCGATGTATTAAGCAAGGCAGCAACCCTGGGTGAAAGTGGTACAGGTTTGGCGGATCGTATCAAATACGCCGAAATCCGCGCGCCGGTGCGCGGCACGATTCAGCGTATCTACACCAATACCCTTGGCGGTGTGGTGCAGCCTGGCCGCGAAGTGATTGAGATGGTGCCGCTGGATGATCAGTTACTCGTGGAGGCTAAGGTATCTCCACGCGATATTGCTTTCCTGCACCCTGGCCAGGAGGCCATTGTTAAATTCACTGCTTACGATTTTGTGGTCTATGGTGGACTTAAAGGTAAGGTTGAGCTGATTAGTCCCGATGCCATTACCGATGAAAAGGAACGCACCTTTTACATTGTGCGTGTGCGCACTGAGCGTGCCGGTTTTGATCCAGCCCTGCCTATCATGCCCGGCATGATGACCCAGGTAGACATACTGACGGGCAAGAAAACGGTCTTGTCCTATCTGCTGAAACCGGTGCTGCGCGCCAAACAGAATGCTTTAAGCGAACGTTGA
- a CDS encoding response regulator transcription factor: MQQIFIAPAYLTSPRWYQAFPEAVHLEQVPPQLPADALVWVFVNEENNSLVARLSAQGCKVIGLTAAEQVEQARRVMEAGASGYLHYLAVPELLVQVASVVEAGGLWLGADLMRQLIRATARQLSASPLVDLSSLTCRERLVAEAVAAGKTNKEVARELEITERTVKAHMGAIFEKLQVRDRLQLVLLLSGKKPN; this comes from the coding sequence ATGCAACAGATATTTATCGCCCCCGCTTATCTGACCTCTCCCCGCTGGTATCAGGCGTTTCCCGAGGCAGTACACCTGGAACAAGTACCTCCGCAGCTTCCTGCTGACGCATTGGTATGGGTGTTTGTGAATGAGGAAAACAATTCCCTGGTGGCACGTCTGAGTGCACAGGGTTGTAAGGTAATTGGGCTGACAGCCGCGGAACAGGTGGAACAGGCGCGCCGGGTGATGGAAGCCGGTGCCTCTGGCTATTTGCATTATCTGGCGGTTCCTGAGTTGCTGGTACAGGTTGCCAGTGTGGTGGAGGCCGGTGGCCTCTGGTTGGGCGCAGACTTGATGCGCCAGTTGATCCGTGCCACAGCGCGCCAGCTATCGGCATCTCCGCTGGTTGATCTGTCCAGCCTGACCTGTCGGGAACGCTTGGTGGCGGAGGCTGTCGCCGCTGGCAAGACCAACAAAGAAGTTGCGCGGGAACTTGAGATTACCGAGCGCACCGTCAAGGCCCATATGGGCGCCATCTTTGAGAAGTTACAGGTGCGTGATCGCCTGCAGCTGGTTTTATTGCTCTCTGGTAAAAAACCTAATTGA
- a CDS encoding type I secretion system permease/ATPase, with amino-acid sequence MTVMNPQHTGTTTPGGDLLACLLLVAQAHQISATAESLTAGLPLEHQQLTPSLFHRAARRAGLSSKVLQRDLQHLNPALFPAILLLNNNQACLLLSLDNIRATARVVFPDLADAPVDMALADLTERYAGSVIYARPQERFDTRATDIAKPHQGHWFWGVISAHKYLYRDVLLTALMINFFALVAPLFVMNVYDRVVPNQATDTLWVLSLGVLIAISADFVLRMMRTWFVDLAASRVDVTLSASIMERVLGMKLSERPASVGSFAAGLTSFESIRSFIGSATILSLVDLPFVLLFLLVVLLIAWPLAIPILVGIILMVIYTAAVQHKMHLLSENAMQAGAQRNATLVESLTGLETLKTLGAEGRMQAIWEKSTLLVSRVGVKMRLLSGSVASGTLWLQQAVSVVIIIVGVYQIIDGNLTQGGLIAAYMLSGRVLGPIAQTAGLLMQYHSASTALESLNQVMAKPVERPADAQWISRPRLQGAIEFNNVNFKYPQDDRDILRGVSFRLEPGERVAILGRNGSGKSTLEKLIAGLYEPSSGRLLIDHIDSRQLDPAELRRNIGYVSQDVNLFFGTLRDNILMGSPQAEDTALWEAIRLSGLTEFVNNHPMGLAMPVGEHGQLLSGGQRQSVTVARALLKDPNILLLDEPTGAMDHSSEEEFKRNMAQYAQGKTMVVITHRTSLLELVNRIIVIDAGKIVADGPKEQVVEALRQGRIGRAN; translated from the coding sequence ATGACGGTGATGAATCCACAGCATACAGGCACAACCACGCCAGGTGGTGATTTACTGGCCTGCCTGCTGTTAGTGGCCCAGGCACATCAGATTAGCGCGACGGCTGAATCGCTGACAGCGGGGTTGCCGCTGGAACACCAGCAGTTGACCCCGAGCCTGTTCCATCGCGCTGCTCGCCGCGCAGGTTTGAGTAGCAAAGTTTTACAGCGCGACTTGCAGCATCTTAATCCCGCACTTTTTCCCGCTATTTTATTGCTCAATAACAACCAGGCTTGCCTTTTGCTGTCGCTGGATAATATCCGGGCAACGGCCAGGGTTGTCTTCCCCGACCTGGCCGATGCCCCTGTTGATATGGCATTGGCCGATTTAACGGAGCGCTATGCTGGCAGTGTGATTTACGCGCGACCACAGGAACGTTTTGATACGCGTGCCACTGACATTGCCAAACCTCACCAGGGGCATTGGTTTTGGGGCGTGATTAGCGCACACAAATACCTGTATCGCGATGTATTGCTAACGGCCCTGATGATTAATTTCTTCGCCTTGGTTGCGCCCTTATTTGTCATGAATGTCTATGACCGGGTAGTGCCCAACCAGGCGACGGATACGCTCTGGGTGTTGTCACTTGGAGTATTGATCGCTATTTCTGCCGACTTTGTGTTGCGCATGATGCGCACCTGGTTTGTTGACTTGGCTGCGAGCCGGGTGGATGTAACCCTTTCCGCCAGCATTATGGAACGGGTGCTGGGGATGAAGTTAAGTGAGCGCCCTGCATCGGTGGGTTCTTTTGCAGCAGGGCTTACATCGTTTGAATCGATTCGCAGTTTTATTGGTTCTGCAACGATTTTGTCGTTGGTAGATTTACCCTTCGTTTTACTGTTCCTGTTGGTGGTATTGCTGATTGCCTGGCCCCTGGCTATCCCGATTTTGGTGGGGATTATCCTGATGGTGATTTATACCGCAGCGGTGCAACACAAAATGCATCTGCTCAGTGAAAACGCTATGCAAGCCGGTGCCCAGCGCAACGCGACATTAGTGGAAAGCCTGACTGGCCTGGAAACACTAAAGACGCTCGGAGCTGAAGGGCGCATGCAGGCAATTTGGGAAAAGTCCACGCTGCTGGTATCGCGCGTTGGTGTAAAAATGCGTTTGCTGTCCGGCTCGGTAGCCAGTGGAACCCTGTGGTTGCAACAAGCCGTGTCGGTCGTGATTATCATCGTTGGTGTCTATCAAATCATTGATGGCAACTTGACCCAGGGCGGATTAATTGCGGCCTATATGTTGTCTGGTCGCGTACTGGGTCCCATTGCCCAGACTGCCGGGTTATTGATGCAATACCATTCGGCGTCCACTGCATTGGAGTCGCTGAACCAGGTAATGGCAAAACCGGTTGAGCGCCCCGCCGATGCCCAGTGGATCAGCCGTCCGCGCTTGCAGGGTGCGATTGAGTTCAACAACGTTAATTTCAAATACCCGCAGGATGATCGCGATATATTGCGCGGTGTTTCGTTTCGCCTTGAACCGGGTGAGCGAGTGGCAATCCTCGGTCGCAATGGCTCGGGCAAATCGACGCTGGAAAAGTTGATTGCCGGCCTTTATGAACCCAGTAGCGGTCGGTTGTTGATTGACCATATCGACAGCCGCCAGTTGGACCCCGCCGAATTGCGCCGCAATATCGGTTATGTCTCCCAGGATGTGAACCTGTTTTTTGGCACCTTGCGCGACAATATTTTAATGGGCTCTCCCCAGGCGGAAGATACCGCCCTCTGGGAGGCCATCCGCCTGAGTGGATTAACCGAATTTGTTAACAACCATCCCATGGGATTGGCTATGCCTGTGGGTGAGCATGGCCAATTGCTGTCTGGCGGCCAACGTCAAAGCGTCACTGTTGCCCGCGCCTTGCTGAAAGACCCCAATATTTTGTTGTTGGATGAGCCTACCGGTGCTATGGATCATAGCAGTGAAGAAGAATTCAAGCGCAACATGGCCCAGTATGCCCAGGGTAAAACCATGGTTGTGATTACCCATCGCACATCCCTGCTGGAACTCGTTAATCGGATCATCGTAATTGATGCGGGTAAGATCGTTGCGGATGGCCCCAAGGAACAGGTGGTGGAAGCCTTGCGTCAAGGGCGCATCGGGAGGGCCAACTGA